In Longimicrobium sp., one DNA window encodes the following:
- a CDS encoding Uma2 family endonuclease produces MSTQPAVRGWTYEEFANLPDDGNRYEVIAGELYVTPSPTSIHQRVVARLTAMLEVFTQEHGLGTLFGAPYDVIFGEGDYLEPDLLFVRREREEIVKDHAMVGAPDLVVEVLSPSTSRRDRGLKRERYAAYGVPEYWIIDTDLVQVDVYRLSGGDLRRTEVATDFLRWRPAPGGPELVIDVPHLMRAPTDYSRPRTAN; encoded by the coding sequence ATGTCCACACAGCCGGCGGTCCGCGGATGGACGTACGAGGAATTCGCGAATCTCCCCGATGATGGCAATCGCTACGAAGTCATCGCCGGAGAACTGTACGTGACCCCATCACCGACGAGCATCCACCAGAGAGTCGTCGCGCGCCTGACCGCGATGCTCGAAGTCTTCACGCAGGAGCACGGGCTCGGAACGCTGTTCGGCGCGCCGTACGACGTGATCTTCGGCGAGGGCGACTACCTGGAGCCGGACCTGCTGTTCGTGCGTCGCGAGCGTGAGGAGATCGTCAAGGACCACGCGATGGTGGGCGCCCCGGACCTCGTGGTCGAAGTTCTCTCTCCCTCGACCTCGCGGCGTGACCGGGGGTTGAAGCGCGAGCGTTACGCGGCGTACGGCGTCCCGGAATACTGGATCATCGACACCGATTTGGTGCAGGTAGACGTCTACCGGCTCAGCGGCGGCGATTTGCGCCGGACGGAGGTCGCAACGGACTTCCTGCGGTGGCGCCCCGCGCCTGGTGGCCCGGAACTGGTCATCGACGTTCCGCACCTGATGCGCGCACCCACGGACTACTCGCGTCCGCGCACGGCGAACTAG